In Pleurocapsa sp. PCC 7319, the following are encoded in one genomic region:
- a CDS encoding alpha/beta fold hydrolase yields MPSIKILETLHTYELTAPVANSQLPVLVFVHGWLLSRHYWQPLVQLLQSDYQCLLYDARGFGDSATIGTNHHENQPRNYSLNAYAQDLECLLKDLDIKQAWIIGHSLGGSVALWTADLCPEIVKGVICLNTGGGIYLKEEFERFRNAGKQLVKLRPHWLRYVPFLSFLFSRMMVARPLELRWGRQRVIDFIQADEQAALGALLESTTETEVHLLPQLVSRLSQPVYFIAGEKDQVMELKYVHHLASFHRLFATHESNVFEIPNCGHLVMIECPEEVASIARKILNKYREQ; encoded by the coding sequence ATGCCATCGATCAAAATACTGGAAACACTTCATACCTATGAGCTAACTGCCCCTGTAGCCAACTCCCAGCTTCCTGTGTTGGTTTTTGTTCACGGCTGGCTTTTAAGCCGTCATTACTGGCAGCCTTTGGTACAACTATTGCAATCGGACTATCAATGTTTACTTTATGATGCTAGGGGTTTTGGAGATTCGGCAACTATTGGAACAAATCATCATGAAAATCAACCAAGAAACTATAGTCTCAATGCCTATGCTCAAGATTTGGAATGTTTACTTAAAGATTTAGATATCAAACAAGCTTGGATAATTGGTCATTCCCTAGGAGGAAGCGTTGCTTTGTGGACAGCCGATCTTTGCCCAGAGATCGTTAAAGGTGTTATCTGTCTTAATACTGGCGGTGGAATTTATTTAAAAGAAGAGTTTGAACGTTTTCGTAATGCTGGAAAGCAGTTAGTGAAGTTACGTCCTCATTGGTTACGTTATGTCCCCTTTTTAAGTTTTCTCTTTTCTCGAATGATGGTGGCTCGTCCTCTGGAACTAAGATGGGGTCGTCAAAGAGTTATTGATTTTATTCAAGCCGATGAACAGGCTGCTTTAGGAGCATTATTAGAATCTACTACCGAAACTGAAGTTCATTTATTACCTCAATTAGTTTCGCGATTGTCACAACCTGTTTATTTTATTGCCGGGGAAAAAGATCAAGTGATGGAACTAAAATACGTTCATCATTTGGCAAGTTTCCATCGATTATTTGCTACTCATGAGAGCAATGTCTTTGAAATTCCCAATTGCGGTCACTTGGTCATGATTGAGTGTCCTGAAGAAGTCGCGTCCATCGCCCGCAAAATTTTAAATAAGTACAGAGAACAATAA
- the gcvP gene encoding aminomethyl-transferring glycine dehydrogenase, translating to MVNLNFAVESQISQPQANITDKSSINKIDSFDSRHIGVNQHQIQEMLQVIGVNSLDELIDQTVPSAIRLNKPLQLPEAQTEPTALARLRAIASQNQIYRSFIGMGYYNCITPAVILRNILENPGWYTSYTPYQAEIAQGRLEALLNFQTMIVDLTGLEIANSSLLDEATAAAEAMSMSYGLCKTKAKSFFVDTGCHPQTIEVIKTRALPLGIEVIVEDYTKFDFSTPIFGALLQYPATDGTINDYHQFITQVHEAKGLAIVAADILSLTVLTPPGEFGADIAVGSTQRFGVPLGYGGPHAAYFATKEKYQRQVPGRIVGVSKDVHGNSALRLALQTREQHIRREKATSNICTAQVLLAVIASMYAVYHGPAGIKAIAERVHQLTVTLAAGLESLGYRITSQNFFDTINIETGDKLAVDILKVAASKQINLRWLNTNNIGVSLDETTTEQDLVDLWQIFADTTELPFTVADLISNSTHQLQTYLTRTTPYLTEEVFNRYHSETELLRYLHQLETKDISLTTSMIPLGSCTMKLNATAEMIPVTWAEFGNIHPFAPLEQTQGYQELFSELETWLAEITGFAGISLQPNAGSQGEYAGLQVIRKYHHARGEAHRHICLIPESAHGTNPASAVMCGMKVVVVKCDADGNIDLHDLQTKAEKHQQNLAALMVTYPSTHGVFEAEIKTICAVVHEYGGQVYMDGANMNAQVGLCCPGDIGADVCHLNLHKTFCIPHGGGGPGVGPIGVMPHLVSFLPTTPLTSKNAQPIGAISAAPWGSASILTISWMYIAMMGAKGLTQATKIAILNANYMAKLLEPYYSVLFKGEAGFVAHECIIDLRPLKKRAGVEVDDVAKRLMDYGFHAPTVSWPVIGTVMIEPTESESKEELDRYCDAMIAIYREAEAIANGSIDPHNNPLKNAPHTAHSLICGEWDHPYSREQAAYPAPWTKEHKFWVPVGRINNAYGDRNLVCSCAGIDVYQE from the coding sequence ATGGTTAACTTAAATTTTGCTGTAGAATCTCAAATTTCCCAGCCTCAAGCAAATATTACCGATAAAAGTTCTATTAATAAAATTGATTCTTTTGACTCAAGACATATTGGAGTTAACCAGCATCAGATACAAGAGATGTTGCAGGTAATAGGGGTCAATAGTTTAGATGAATTAATCGATCAGACTGTTCCCTCCGCTATTCGTCTTAATAAACCGTTACAATTACCCGAAGCCCAAACTGAACCTACTGCTTTAGCTAGGTTAAGAGCGATCGCCTCGCAAAATCAAATTTATCGCTCTTTTATTGGCATGGGGTACTATAACTGCATTACTCCTGCCGTAATCTTGCGCAATATTCTCGAAAATCCTGGTTGGTACACTTCTTACACACCTTACCAGGCTGAAATTGCTCAGGGCAGACTGGAGGCATTGCTCAACTTCCAAACCATGATTGTCGATTTGACAGGTCTCGAAATTGCTAATTCTTCGCTGTTAGATGAAGCTACCGCAGCAGCAGAAGCTATGAGCATGAGTTATGGTCTATGCAAAACCAAGGCTAAAAGTTTTTTTGTTGATACAGGTTGTCATCCCCAAACGATAGAAGTAATTAAAACTCGCGCTCTACCTTTAGGCATTGAAGTTATTGTTGAAGACTATACTAAATTCGATTTTTCTACGCCAATTTTTGGCGCACTATTACAGTATCCTGCAACCGACGGTACTATTAATGACTATCATCAGTTTATTACTCAAGTACACGAAGCTAAAGGTTTAGCTATTGTGGCTGCTGATATTCTGAGCTTGACTGTGCTGACTCCCCCTGGAGAGTTTGGGGCAGATATAGCGGTGGGCAGCACACAAAGATTTGGTGTTCCTCTCGGTTATGGAGGACCTCATGCCGCCTATTTTGCTACTAAAGAGAAATATCAGCGTCAAGTACCCGGACGTATTGTGGGGGTTTCTAAAGATGTTCATGGTAATTCCGCTTTGCGTTTGGCATTGCAAACTAGAGAACAACATATCCGTCGAGAAAAAGCCACTAGCAATATTTGCACAGCACAAGTATTGTTAGCTGTAATTGCCTCAATGTATGCTGTCTATCATGGTCCGGCAGGAATTAAGGCGATCGCCGAGAGAGTTCATCAGCTCACAGTAACTCTAGCAGCAGGATTAGAATCCTTGGGTTATAGAATCACTTCGCAAAATTTCTTTGATACTATTAATATCGAAACAGGCGATAAACTTGCAGTAGATATTCTTAAAGTTGCAGCCAGTAAGCAAATAAATTTACGTTGGTTAAATACGAATAATATTGGTGTTTCTTTAGATGAAACAACTACTGAACAAGATTTAGTCGACCTTTGGCAAATTTTTGCCGATACTACGGAATTACCTTTTACTGTTGCAGATTTAATTTCCAACTCTACACATCAACTGCAAACTTATCTAACTCGTACTACTCCCTACCTGACTGAAGAAGTATTTAATCGCTATCATTCAGAAACTGAATTATTACGTTATCTCCACCAATTAGAAACCAAGGATATATCTTTGACAACTTCAATGATTCCTCTGGGTTCTTGCACCATGAAGCTGAATGCTACTGCGGAAATGATTCCCGTTACTTGGGCAGAATTTGGTAATATTCATCCTTTTGCTCCCCTAGAGCAAACTCAAGGTTATCAAGAATTATTTTCCGAGTTAGAAACTTGGCTAGCCGAAATTACAGGTTTTGCTGGGATCTCTCTACAGCCTAATGCTGGTTCTCAAGGAGAATATGCAGGTTTACAAGTGATTCGTAAGTATCATCATGCTCGCGGGGAAGCACACCGTCATATTTGTTTGATTCCCGAATCGGCACACGGAACAAATCCTGCCAGCGCAGTAATGTGCGGCATGAAAGTAGTAGTAGTCAAATGTGATGCAGATGGCAATATTGATCTTCATGACTTGCAAACTAAAGCAGAAAAGCATCAGCAAAATTTAGCTGCGTTGATGGTAACTTACCCTTCAACTCATGGAGTATTTGAAGCGGAAATTAAGACTATCTGTGCCGTTGTTCATGAATATGGTGGACAAGTTTATATGGATGGGGCAAATATGAATGCCCAAGTTGGTTTATGCTGTCCTGGCGACATTGGGGCAGATGTCTGTCACCTAAACTTACACAAGACCTTCTGTATTCCTCATGGTGGTGGTGGTCCTGGAGTAGGTCCAATTGGGGTAATGCCTCATTTAGTATCATTTTTGCCGACAACTCCTTTAACTTCTAAAAATGCTCAGCCTATTGGAGCAATTTCTGCTGCTCCTTGGGGAAGTGCCAGTATTTTGACTATTTCTTGGATGTATATTGCCATGATGGGAGCTAAGGGCTTAACTCAGGCAACAAAAATAGCCATTCTCAATGCAAATTATATGGCAAAGCTTCTGGAGCCATATTATTCAGTGTTATTTAAAGGAGAAGCTGGTTTTGTGGCTCACGAATGTATTATCGATTTACGTCCTTTAAAAAAACGGGCAGGAGTAGAAGTAGATGATGTTGCTAAAAGATTAATGGACTATGGCTTTCATGCGCCAACGGTTTCTTGGCCAGTAATTGGAACGGTAATGATTGAACCAACGGAAAGTGAGTCCAAAGAAGAACTAGACCGTTATTGTGATGCCATGATTGCTATCTATCGGGAAGCAGAAGCGATCGCTAATGGGTCAATAGATCCTCATAATAATCCTTTAAAAAATGCTCCCCATACTGCTCATTCTCTCATCTGTGGTGAATGGGATCATCCCTATAGTCGAGAACAAGCAGCTTACCCTGCACCCTGGACGAAAGAACATAAATTCTGGGTACCCGTAGGTAGAATTAATAATGCTTATGGCGATCGTAATTTGGTTTGTTCCTGTGCAGGTATAGATGTCTATCAAGAATAA
- the ggt gene encoding gamma-glutamyltransferase gives MAIARKSIALISGVILFLAIAIYGNLDSPFAYQILSHLSCRNSLLPVCNPVNAETVEPTAKGKNGVVVSTQREASQLGLQILQDGGNAIDAAVAMGYGLAVSDPCCGNLGGGGFMLIRLANGEETFIDFRETAPLAANKDMYLDEAGNIVEGLSTEGYLAVGVPGTVKGLNYALTKYGTMKRDRVIKPAIALAEDGYSLHQGDVDIFEAGKEKLEKPNVAEIFLKNGEVYQPGEVLIQSDLAATLTSIAESQTDAFYQGEIAEKIVAASQDNQGILSLEDFANYQVNEAEPVKCDYRGYQVISSPPPGGGTTVCQMLNILSGYDLKAFGWRTPVSLHHFFASMLLAFGDRNRYLGDPNFVDNPVERLLSEEYAAKLREKIAYPAIPPESVYNNIQPEGTNTTHYSVVDREGNAVAVTYTINSYFGAGVIAPGTGFLLNNEMDDFTSKVGEANQFGLRQGEANIIEPGKRPLSSMSPTIVTKEGKVYLVTGSPGGSTIPTTVVQVITNVIDYDLNLSEAVNTPRLHYQGFPDRILSEPNAVNPETIRGLKLRGYSIIPFRTWGAAESIMLNPETGLLEGVNDVRKPAGKALAY, from the coding sequence ATGGCAATCGCAAGGAAAAGTATTGCTTTAATTAGTGGTGTAATTTTATTTCTGGCTATTGCTATCTATGGCAATCTTGATTCTCCTTTTGCCTATCAAATTCTGAGCCATTTAAGTTGTCGTAATTCTTTATTGCCTGTATGTAATCCAGTCAATGCTGAGACAGTAGAACCTACCGCCAAGGGAAAAAACGGTGTAGTTGTTTCAACCCAAAGAGAGGCATCTCAGCTTGGCTTGCAAATACTTCAGGACGGTGGCAATGCAATCGATGCTGCCGTAGCCATGGGTTATGGTTTAGCGGTTAGCGATCCCTGCTGTGGCAATCTTGGTGGGGGTGGTTTTATGTTAATTCGCTTGGCAAATGGCGAAGAAACTTTTATTGATTTTCGGGAAACTGCCCCTCTAGCTGCTAATAAGGATATGTACCTTGACGAGGCAGGAAATATTGTTGAGGGATTAAGCACAGAAGGTTATCTCGCTGTTGGTGTTCCAGGAACAGTTAAGGGCTTAAATTATGCCTTAACTAAATATGGCACGATGAAACGCGATCGCGTAATCAAACCGGCGATCGCGCTGGCTGAAGATGGCTATAGCTTGCACCAAGGGGATGTCGATATATTTGAAGCTGGCAAAGAGAAGCTAGAAAAACCAAATGTTGCCGAGATCTTTTTAAAAAATGGTGAAGTTTATCAACCCGGCGAAGTTTTAATTCAATCAGATTTGGCAGCAACCTTGACCTCAATTGCCGAATCACAAACAGATGCTTTTTATCAGGGTGAAATAGCGGAAAAGATTGTTGCTGCTAGTCAAGACAATCAAGGCATTTTAAGTTTGGAAGACTTTGCTAATTACCAAGTAAATGAAGCTGAACCAGTAAAGTGTGACTATCGAGGATATCAAGTCATATCTTCGCCTCCTCCTGGTGGCGGTACAACTGTCTGTCAAATGTTGAATATCTTATCGGGTTATGACTTAAAAGCCTTTGGTTGGAGAACCCCAGTGAGCTTGCATCATTTCTTTGCTTCCATGCTTCTGGCTTTTGGCGATCGCAATCGCTACTTAGGCGATCCTAATTTTGTTGACAATCCTGTAGAGAGACTTTTATCTGAAGAATACGCAGCTAAATTAAGAGAAAAAATTGCTTATCCAGCTATTCCTCCTGAATCTGTTTACAACAATATTCAACCAGAAGGAACCAACACTACTCATTATTCGGTAGTTGATCGTGAAGGTAATGCCGTAGCGGTAACTTATACAATCAATTCTTATTTTGGTGCTGGAGTGATTGCTCCTGGAACTGGTTTTTTACTCAACAATGAAATGGATGACTTTACTAGCAAAGTAGGAGAGGCAAATCAATTTGGTTTACGACAGGGAGAAGCCAATATAATTGAACCAGGAAAACGCCCTCTTAGTTCTATGTCGCCTACTATTGTTACTAAAGAAGGAAAAGTTTATTTAGTTACGGGTAGTCCTGGCGGTTCGACAATTCCGACTACAGTGGTACAAGTAATCACCAATGTGATTGACTATGATTTAAATCTTAGTGAAGCTGTCAACACTCCCCGTCTTCATTATCAAGGTTTTCCAGATCGGATTCTTAGTGAACCCAATGCAGTCAATCCTGAGACTATCAGAGGCTTAAAATTGAGAGGATACAGCATCATTCCTTTCCGTACCTGGGGGGCAGCCGAATCAATTATGCTCAATCCTGAAACAGGTTTATTAGAAGGAGTAAATGACGTTCGCAAACCTGCGGGAAAAGCCTTAGCTTATTAG
- a CDS encoding peroxiredoxin has protein sequence MKRFSLIRFCLVLGLSFWLSFLATPKAWAMGGKQPPLAEPAPEFVLPTNTGDGEISLTDYRGQWVVLYFYPQDFTSGCTIEARRFQQDLAKYEERNTQILGVSVDDVDSHADFCDSEGLKFPLLADTDGSVSKAYGSWLGAMSLRHTYLIDPQGVLRATFLGVRPSIHSQEVLARLDELIQEPSS, from the coding sequence ATGAAACGTTTTAGTTTAATTCGATTTTGTCTAGTTCTTGGTTTATCATTTTGGCTTTCTTTTCTAGCAACACCTAAGGCTTGGGCTATGGGGGGTAAACAACCACCTCTAGCCGAACCTGCCCCAGAATTTGTACTGCCTACTAATACCGGTGATGGTGAAATATCTTTGACAGATTATCGAGGTCAGTGGGTAGTGCTATATTTTTATCCTCAAGATTTTACATCTGGTTGCACCATTGAAGCTCGACGTTTTCAACAAGATTTAGCAAAATATGAGGAACGGAATACGCAAATTTTAGGGGTAAGTGTTGATGATGTTGATTCTCATGCTGATTTTTGTGATTCGGAAGGACTAAAGTTTCCTTTGTTGGCAGATACGGATGGTAGTGTAAGTAAAGCTTATGGCTCTTGGTTAGGAGCTATGTCATTAAGACATACCTATCTAATCGATCCTCAAGGAGTTTTGCGAGCAACTTTTCTGGGAGTAAGACCCAGTATTCACAGTCAAGAAGTTTTAGCTAGATTAGATGAATTAATTCAGGAACCATCTAGTTAG
- a CDS encoding GNAT family N-acetyltransferase: MVKILPIKKHQIEQAKQVVLTVSLEIWQGEISEEEFKRIDSMSDITNVKSHYFDHNGLFLVLIDKDKVVGTGGIRQLEAKICELKRMWFLKAYRGQGLGQKMTQKLFNFAKQAGYQKVRLDLANEEKQFQAMRFYNKQGFYPIERYNDSPCTVFREKLLEKI, from the coding sequence ATGGTTAAGATTTTACCTATAAAAAAACATCAGATTGAACAGGCAAAGCAAGTTGTACTGACTGTTAGTTTAGAAATTTGGCAAGGTGAAATATCAGAAGAGGAGTTTAAACGTATTGATTCAATGTCTGATATTACTAATGTAAAATCCCACTATTTTGATCATAATGGTCTATTTTTAGTATTAATAGATAAGGATAAAGTTGTAGGTACTGGGGGAATTCGACAACTTGAAGCTAAAATCTGTGAACTAAAGCGAATGTGGTTTCTTAAGGCGTATCGGGGACAAGGATTAGGTCAAAAAATGACTCAAAAGCTCTTTAATTTTGCCAAACAAGCAGGATATCAAAAAGTACGACTCGATTTAGCAAATGAGGAAAAGCAATTTCAAGCTATGAGATTTTATAACAAACAGGGTTTTTATCCAATTGAACGTTATAATGACAGTCCCTGTACAGTATTTAGGGAAAAACTTTTAGAAAAAATTTAG
- the gcvH gene encoding glycine cleavage system protein GcvH, which yields MEIEYPEDLRYLDSHEYVRFDGEIATIGVSAFAIDQLGDVVFLELPEVGDAVEVGETLGTIESVKAVEDLYPPVSGTVIDRNETAIDAPETLAEDPYGEGWLIKVKVDDPDDELADTLTASEYRAQVEGMDT from the coding sequence ATGGAGATAGAATATCCAGAAGATTTAAGATATCTAGATAGTCACGAATATGTCCGTTTTGATGGCGAAATCGCTACGATTGGGGTTAGTGCCTTTGCGATCGATCAGTTGGGAGATGTAGTTTTTTTAGAGCTACCAGAGGTCGGTGATGCAGTAGAAGTAGGAGAAACTCTGGGAACAATTGAATCTGTTAAAGCTGTAGAAGATCTGTATCCACCAGTTTCAGGAACAGTAATTGATCGTAACGAAACTGCCATCGATGCACCAGAAACGCTCGCCGAAGATCCCTATGGAGAAGGTTGGTTAATTAAAGTTAAAGTAGACGATCCAGACGATGAGTTAGCAGACACTCTTACCGCTAGCGAATATCGCGCTCAAGTTGAAGGTATGGATACCTAA
- a CDS encoding protein kinase: MQSIVGKILSDRYRVIQELSQDAFSKTYLAEDLGQAGSPQCHIERLQPQYDSEILGAQSWRKVLQTFVDQGTILKHISQHPQIPQLLAFFESDREFFLVRELIQGVSLEQKIAESLISESEAISWLQEILEILNFIHKAGVAHLNIQPSSLIEHQNGKKFLTDFAGIKNSILFGNQSFNTVSNQAFTPQEQQEGKPNFTTDIYALGKIIIYSLTGDITETIQSESLPSENTHNISNSRYISIAKIRPQLADLLNKMVSTRPEQRYQSAAEVLAELDFEQNVVTLPPPFFSNPQAFQVPPSSFSNRSSSKASGSRSKFIQGIIWSLLTLPFIVALGIIFIGINKNAYKSFIEYTNNAYQFRIKYPLDWTYQELDDPITGEIVVFTSPLETDADLFLEKVNITVEYLSPEPTDLEQYTQTVFERINHENGDAIEIYQDRKTKIGQSPARMVVYSRQEGSLSLRQMETFTIKNNQVYIAIYTAETEKFSKFLETANKMIDSWEIQ, from the coding sequence ATGCAGTCAATAGTTGGCAAAATATTGAGTGACCGCTATCGTGTTATCCAAGAACTAAGTCAGGATGCCTTTAGCAAAACTTATTTGGCTGAAGATCTAGGACAGGCTGGTAGTCCTCAATGCCATATAGAGAGATTACAGCCCCAATATGACAGTGAAATTCTAGGGGCTCAATCTTGGCGAAAAGTTTTACAGACGTTTGTCGACCAAGGAACTATTCTTAAACATATCAGCCAACATCCACAAATTCCCCAACTATTGGCTTTCTTTGAGAGCGATCGCGAATTTTTTCTGGTTCGGGAACTTATTCAAGGAGTAAGTCTAGAACAAAAAATAGCAGAATCTTTAATTAGTGAATCTGAAGCTATCAGTTGGCTACAAGAAATTTTGGAAATTTTAAACTTTATTCATAAAGCTGGTGTAGCCCATTTAAATATTCAGCCTTCAAGTCTAATTGAGCACCAAAATGGTAAAAAATTTTTAACTGATTTTGCCGGAATCAAAAACTCAATTTTATTTGGCAATCAATCTTTTAATACCGTAAGCAATCAAGCTTTTACCCCTCAAGAACAACAAGAAGGCAAGCCCAACTTTACTACTGACATTTATGCTTTGGGAAAAATAATTATCTATAGTTTAACAGGGGATATTACCGAAACAATTCAATCAGAATCTTTACCATCCGAAAATACCCACAATATATCCAACTCCAGATATATATCTATTGCCAAAATTAGACCACAGCTAGCCGATTTACTAAACAAAATGGTTAGCACTCGCCCTGAACAACGTTACCAGTCGGCAGCAGAAGTTTTGGCTGAACTAGATTTTGAGCAGAACGTAGTTACTTTACCGCCTCCTTTCTTTAGCAATCCCCAAGCATTTCAAGTTCCCCCCTCAAGTTTTTCCAATAGATCTAGTTCCAAAGCATCAGGAAGTCGTTCTAAGTTTATTCAAGGAATAATTTGGTCACTTCTAACTTTACCTTTTATAGTTGCCTTAGGGATAATATTTATCGGAATTAATAAAAATGCCTATAAAAGCTTTATCGAATATACTAATAACGCTTATCAATTTAGGATTAAATATCCTCTAGATTGGACATATCAAGAGCTAGATGATCCAATCACAGGAGAAATAGTTGTTTTTACTTCTCCTTTAGAAACAGATGCTGATTTATTCCTGGAAAAGGTAAATATTACCGTTGAATATTTATCACCAGAACCGACGGATTTAGAGCAATATACGCAAACTGTTTTCGAGCGCATTAATCATGAAAATGGTGACGCAATCGAAATTTATCAAGATCGCAAAACAAAAATTGGTCAATCTCCTGCCCGAATGGTAGTTTATTCGCGGCAAGAGGGAAGTTTATCGTTAAGACAAATGGAAACTTTTACGATTAAGAATAATCAGGTCTATATTGCAATTTATACAGCGGAAACAGAAAAATTTTCTAAATTTTTAGAAACTGCCAACAAAATGATTGACTCTTGGGAAATACAATAA
- a CDS encoding GNAT family N-acetyltransferase encodes MVFWKKLFSNSDTVATSETTEYSRELFNSDAQDFAQPQIIFSTERDINLYELEELCDRVGWARRPLRKVKKAINHSFLVVSMWEVQGKKRRLIGFARATSDHAFNATIWDVVVDPNFQGRGLGKAMMKYTISQLRSEDISNITLFADPQVVKFYQRLGFILDPEGIKGMFWYPD; translated from the coding sequence ATGGTCTTTTGGAAAAAATTATTTAGCAATTCAGATACAGTAGCAACATCAGAAACTACTGAATATAGTAGAGAACTATTCAACTCGGATGCTCAAGATTTTGCTCAGCCTCAAATAATATTTAGTACTGAGCGAGATATCAATCTCTATGAACTAGAAGAACTCTGCGATCGCGTTGGTTGGGCGCGTCGCCCTCTGCGCAAAGTCAAAAAGGCAATTAACCATAGTTTCTTAGTAGTTTCGATGTGGGAAGTCCAAGGTAAAAAGCGACGTTTAATTGGGTTTGCACGTGCTACTTCCGATCATGCTTTTAATGCCACTATTTGGGATGTTGTAGTTGACCCTAACTTTCAAGGACGGGGGTTAGGAAAAGCAATGATGAAATATACAATCTCTCAACTACGGAGCGAAGATATAAGTAACATTACCCTGTTTGCCGATCCTCAAGTAGTCAAGTTCTATCAAAGATTGGGTTTTATTCTCGATCCAGAAGGAATCAAGGGAATGTTTTGGTATCCAGACTAA
- a CDS encoding SDR family oxidoreductase, whose translation MYLITGATGSLGRRIVRQLRENEEQVKAFVRLSSSYGELEDRGAEIFIGDLKQERDIAKACQNVKYIISSHGSGSDAQALDYRANIDLIDQAVANNVEHFVFISVLGVERGYQDATTFKAKREVEKYLIASGLNYTILRPSGFANNLIPLAERFRDTGIYFSIGEQKNRSSIVSTDDLARIAIASTQIEAAKNQIFAVGGPDILKREDIPRIFARLFNREPIVINPPLQLFDGLRMGIGLINPQLNKSLGTFRTLLANEFFCTVDEIALLEATFGMKMESLESFLHRYVGQ comes from the coding sequence ATGTATTTAATCACTGGTGCAACGGGATCTTTAGGTCGTAGAATTGTCAGACAATTAAGAGAAAATGAAGAGCAAGTAAAAGCCTTTGTCCGCCTATCTTCCAGTTATGGAGAGTTAGAAGACCGAGGCGCAGAAATTTTTATCGGGGACTTAAAACAAGAAAGAGATATTGCTAAAGCTTGTCAAAATGTCAAATATATTATCAGTAGTCATGGTTCGGGAAGCGATGCTCAAGCTTTAGACTACCGAGCCAACATTGATTTGATCGATCAGGCAGTAGCTAATAATGTTGAGCATTTTGTATTTATTTCTGTTTTGGGAGTAGAGCGGGGATATCAAGATGCCACTACTTTCAAAGCTAAGCGTGAAGTTGAAAAGTATCTGATTGCTAGTGGTTTAAATTATACAATTCTTCGTCCTTCCGGATTTGCTAATAATCTAATTCCTCTAGCTGAGAGATTTAGAGATACAGGAATTTACTTTTCTATTGGAGAGCAAAAAAATCGTTCTTCTATAGTGAGTACTGATGATTTAGCGAGAATTGCGATCGCCTCAACTCAAATCGAAGCTGCCAAAAACCAAATATTTGCAGTCGGTGGTCCTGATATTCTCAAAAGAGAAGATATTCCTCGTATTTTTGCTCGCTTATTTAACCGAGAGCCAATTGTAATTAATCCACCCCTACAACTGTTTGACGGTTTAAGAATGGGAATTGGGTTAATTAATCCTCAGCTAAACAAATCATTAGGAACATTCCGTACTCTCTTGGCTAATGAGTTCTTCTGTACTGTAGATGAGATTGCTCTTTTAGAAGCCACTTTTGGTATGAAAATGGAATCTCTCGAGAGTTTCTTACATCGGTATGTTGGACAATAG
- a CDS encoding SDR family oxidoreductase → MKTALITGASSGIGETFARELASRNMNLILIARSQDKLEQLASELTSKHQIKTEVIVKDLTEPGAGQVVFDRVQAQSLTVDLLINNAGFGDYGAFSDRTLSKQMAMVQLNITVLLELTGLFLPEMQQRGSGGIINISSIAGFQPLPYMSVYAATKAFVLNFSEALWAENKDLGVHVLAVCPGPTESEFFKRADFPDTFANGNGNSMASSEEVVEQALKAMDKKQSTLVTGGISNKLLVNVPRFVPRDFLVTAVEKQFKQSEK, encoded by the coding sequence ATGAAAACTGCTTTAATTACAGGTGCATCTTCAGGAATTGGAGAGACATTTGCCCGAGAATTAGCAAGCAGAAACATGAATTTAATCTTAATTGCGCGATCGCAAGATAAGTTGGAGCAGCTTGCTAGTGAATTAACTTCCAAACATCAAATTAAAACCGAGGTTATAGTTAAAGATTTAACCGAACCAGGGGCAGGACAAGTAGTATTTGATCGAGTTCAGGCACAAAGTTTAACTGTGGATCTATTGATCAATAATGCCGGATTTGGCGACTATGGAGCATTTAGCGATCGCACTTTAAGTAAGCAGATGGCAATGGTTCAGCTAAATATTACTGTTCTATTAGAGCTTACAGGGTTGTTTTTACCAGAGATGCAACAGCGTGGTAGTGGAGGAATTATTAATATTTCTTCCATTGCTGGTTTTCAACCTTTGCCCTACATGTCAGTTTATGCTGCGACCAAAGCATTTGTACTAAACTTTAGCGAGGCTTTATGGGCAGAAAACAAAGATCTAGGGGTTCATGTTTTAGCTGTCTGTCCGGGACCTACTGAATCAGAATTCTTTAAACGAGCTGACTTCCCAGATACATTTGCTAACGGGAATGGTAACAGTATGGCTTCTAGTGAAGAAGTGGTTGAACAAGCTCTTAAAGCGATGGATAAAAAGCAATCTACTTTGGTAACAGGTGGTATTAGTAACAAACTGCTAGTAAATGTTCCTAGATTTGTCCCCAGAGACTTTTTAGTTACTGCTGTAGAAAAACAATTTAAACAATCAGAAAAATAA